From the Candoia aspera isolate rCanAsp1 chromosome 3, rCanAsp1.hap2, whole genome shotgun sequence genome, the window tttctcaacctcagcaactttaagctgtgtggactttaacttccagaagTTTAACTCCCagactttagctcccagaattctccagccagcccttctgggagttgaagtccacataagcttaaagttgctgaggttgagaaacactgctctaggggctCAAGGTATGGGAATCTCCATTTTATTTCCacatcaaccctgtgagataagttgggctgagagagagtgaatggtcAATCCTAGACTGACACTTTAACCACAACTTACAGAGGTGGAAAAAGTACATTTGCACATGCATAAAAACCTGTAAAATTTCCAAACCGGGTTAGAATCGATTCTGAGCATGTAATTCAATTCAAATTGAACTTTTGAATCTATCAAATCACTTTTGAATCAAATCTCCAAATCAAGTATCAACACAGTTCTATTATCTTGTTGTGTATTTATTTCAGTGTATGCTTCTCATCCAAAGCTGTTAGCCACATATGTTTTAATATAAGGTGTAAAGCAGAAATCAAAGGCATGACTCATTCAAAACAGGTATTTTAAGTCTTACTGATTTCAGTGATACAGCTGTGCATGGATCAAATATATTACTCAGCAATAAATAGAACTGAAATGTCTtagttttatcttgttttttcttAAGTGGATCACAAAATACCCAATTTATTTTGTTCCATTAAACGAATAGTCACTTTAATAAGAATATAACTTATTCAGAAGTGAATGTGCTTTGATGTCTAGCCTGTTGGTTAACTAGATGGCTCATTTTTTAATCTCCAGATACTATTTGTCAAATATGAACATGAATATCACGCTATTCATAtgccttctcctttttttaatagCATCCACAGAATTCAAAACTGGTGTTAGAATTAGAATTACTTAATTTTCTTATACAAATAGCTCCAAGTGAGATTCAAATCAAGTTTACATCCTCTAAAAACCGGACAGCTTGCTTGCTTTTGAAATATGTTATTAGTCCCAAATTTTCTGCCAGTACCCCTTGCTCTGCATTGATACATCTCATGCGGGGAAATTGCTAAAGCTGCTAACTATAGTGGTTTGAAAGTGTATTTCACAGTTACAGTTTtgtttctgaaataattttttattttaaaaaactgtcagGATTTCAATTCTAACGTCAGCCCTTGGGGGGTTCTTCTGCAATGGTGACAGGTGAGAAAAATACAACAGTGAGAAAACCTTTTTCTCTGTGAATTGGAATAAAAATTGAAATCTTTGAAGAGTGCATTGCATTCTTTCTTAGAATGGTGATGCAATGTACCGATACACTGCCTGATTACCAAAGCTTTTACTGTATTCACATTCACAGTTTTCCCAGGCGGATTAATTTTGCTATCAACAGAAGTAGATTCACAACTgaactggggtttttttttcctaatcttccTTGGTTACTCAGATGCTTGAGTGTGGGAATGGCTATTAACTTTGAAGTTTTAAGAAAATTAACATATTAAAGAATCAGGCTGGATAATTTTTTACTGTCTTCTTCATGTTGCCATAAAAAAAGTCCATGAAATATGCTGCATAATACAAGATCTGTATTATATGTGTCCATGCCTAAAGCATGAAAAGAACTCTAGGGTACTTTGACATCTCTCTGACTCACCCTGGGGCATTTTTATATACAAGTCACAGTAGAATTAAGGGAAATGAGCAAAGAACAGTGGTGGGCTTTGTACTAGGAAAAGTAATTTGCTGCTCAGATTAGAGAAAAATCTTGGAAGGGTTATGTGGAAATGAGTGCAGTTGGTTTTCAGTACTATAAGCTGCATCATAATCATTATTTGGAAGAATGACCCCACTTCACAAAACTCATGCAATTAAGTATGAATTCCACCTAATATTTGCTACAGAACAATTGCTGTCATCTGTCGTACTCCTTCTCTCTGGCCTACTCACCCTTCTAACCCTTCTAACTTTTGCTTTACtgagttttaaaattattttttgcaaTGCTTAGTAGTTTCGAATGTGGACATTTCTTTCATTAGTAGCAAACTTCATTAATTCCTTCTATCATAATTTTAGAAGCTAGTTTTCTAATGAACTAGAAAAATAATGGAATAAGCACAAGACAGGTgatgcaacaacaacaattatttggTGAATATATAAAAGCTTCTTAAAGTACCAGTACAGCTCCCAGTTTTTGGCGTTTCAGTAGCAGttatatgtgtgttgtgtgtacaACATACTTAATAGGTGTTATAGTCACAACTGCATCACAACCCATGTCATCCCCCTTTAAAGTAACATTAGTGAaccttacagaaaaaaaaagaaaacatttaaaatgctgTTATTAGCTTAATTAGATAactaaatatagataaatatttaaattattggaGAGGATTATTCTGAATACTACTTCAGCATTCGAAGGAtacatttatttggaaaaattACTCATTCCACGTTCAATGTACCTACTTCCAGAAAAAACCATTATAATTGTATTCCAGTGTCTGTTTTgcatattgaaagccactgatcAGAAAAAGTAAATGGCACAATTGAGGCATTACTACCAGTTCCAAGCAAAGTGTACATTTATGCAAGCTGATTTTTCTCTTTAAGGTATCTGAAGAGTGCATCTAGTCCTCCATCTATAATCTGTGGCAATGGTTTTGACAAAGGATTGTGCCAAATATGGAGTCCCTTATCCAGTGGATTCCAAGCAATTCTGGGCAATCGATGCAGCAAATAAAGTTCATAGGGAAGTATTTGAATATCATTGTAATCAACATTTAGCAATTCAAGAGTAGTGACTGAGCAGATAGACCTTGGCAAGGCATGAATGTTGTTATAGTCAGCAATCAAGATCTGCAATTTGATTAGAAACTGTACACTATCTCCAATGTTTTCAAGTTTGTTGCAGCCTACATGTAAAAAATCTAAATTTCTCAAAGCAAAAACACTCAGGGGAATATAAACAAaccaattgttgctcagattcAGCTTCCTTAAGTTGATCAGTTCTGCAATGCTAGAAGGGAGCCAAGAGATGTAATTGTGCGAGAGGCTCAAAATTTCCAACTTCTTGCAATTTCCAAGCTCCACCGGGATTTCAGTCAAGCAATTCATATTGGCAAATAAAACCTTCAAATTCCTGAGCAGTCCAATCTCTTTTGGCAGGGACTTTATGCGGTTCCCACACAAGTTCAGTACCACCAGCTGGTCAAGATTCCCCAAAGCGGGAGGAAGGGCCACCAGCTGGTTATGTGAAAGGTTCAATTTCTGGACTTGTGGTAGTCCCCATAAAAAGTCAGGTGTCTTTATCATCCCCTTCATGATGAGGTTCAAACTGACATAGTGGAGTCCACGCTTTAATAGTGTTCTTGGATCTTTTCCAGAAAGAAGAGTTTCTTCCCAAAGAGGTAGCTTCTGGCTTCTCTTCAGTGACTTTGTGCTTTCTTCTCCTTGATCCTTGGAGTTCTTTCCCCCCATAACTCTTCCtgttttgctgcttctgctgaccCAAATTTTGTTTTGTAGCCACCAACAATTAACACCTGGCCAAAGGGCTCAGCTTTCAGAAGACTCCTAAAACAAGAGCAAGCCAGAAAGGTATGCATCCCATAAGAAGAAAAGTTTTTATCCTAAACTACCTCTGCAACTGAGAAAAGAATATTCCCTTTTCCAGAATGGGCTTTGAGATGTTTTTCTTGGTGCTATATGCTATCATGACATACTTGGTACTGACAATCCCGTCCCATTCAAACTGAATGCTGCCAAGCAGCTGTCACTGTCATTTTGCCTAGGGCTTTATGGGAGAGATAAGCATCCTCATTGCAAAGAGGTCACTTCAGTGCTGTATATAACTTTACCATGTCAGCTTTCTTGAATATCTGGTGTGTGAGGTAACAGCAGGACAATTAGGAAGAGTAACTATAAAAAAAACATGGACAGAGGATAATCtctgctccccaccccacccctgccttAATGTTTATTCAGCTGGGGAGCAACTTTCATATTAACTTTGATGCACAGCTCCAAATTTTAATGACATTGAATTCTTTCACAGTGTTTTCATTTTGGGGTTctgtggggagggaaggagagagagagatatatacatatacatatgcacacatgcacatacagtatgtatgtatgtatgtatgtatgtgtatgtatatatatatatatatatatatatatatatatatatatatatatatcaccacccagagtccactggagttggatggccaataaatttaaataaataaataaataaatagtgtgagtgtgtgtgtgtgtatagggttTATTGTAAGCCTTTTACTCAAAAATCATTGCAAAATATGtgtgtagacacacacacacatattctgcAATTATTTTTTGAATAAAAGGATTACAATAAACCCTTCACTCTATTTTATACACCTAAAAATCAATCTGATTTAGGATTTGTCTCCCCATCTACAAAAGTATAACATATACTCGTGgtagcattgttgttgttgttgttactattgctTTAAGGACATGCTTCTTCCTAGCTCATCTTAGTTTCACTTGGAATTGGTGAAAAAAAATGGCACCAGTCTgtctaaaaggaaaagaagaattctGCTTCTTTGTCCTTCCCTCCATTATGCTGATATTTTGTGGAATGGCAGCCCAGACCAAACTGATGATGGAGAAGGGGTAGAGTGCCTGATGGGCCTCCTGCTGTGTGTAGTCCTTGCCACCAGCTtaataaattaaagaaaagaggTGCTTGGGAGAGCCGATACCTGGTGGGAGATAGATTTGATAATGAGAAGGCAGCTaaggagagggaagggaaaacaataATTCTTCTCCAGTTCGGATTTTAAAAGGTTGCTCTCTTCTGGGGCAAGTTTTTTTAACCCTTAAGTCTGAGCTTGAAGAATTTTCTCACATTAGTACTAAAACTCACTTGGACTGCACAAGTAGAAATGTTGGAAGGATCCCTAGAAAAGGTAGGTATGGTAGATGCAAATAAATGGAACTTCCTTGACATCCAACTATTTGTAACATTCAACCTTGACAGTAAATTATATGTAAAAATAAGCTTCTGAAAAGGC encodes:
- the LRRC30 gene encoding leucine-rich repeat-containing protein 30, whose protein sequence is MGGKNSKDQGEESTKSLKRSQKLPLWEETLLSGKDPRTLLKRGLHYVSLNLIMKGMIKTPDFLWGLPQVQKLNLSHNQLVALPPALGNLDQLVVLNLCGNRIKSLPKEIGLLRNLKVLFANMNCLTEIPVELGNCKKLEILSLSHNYISWLPSSIAELINLRKLNLSNNWFVYIPLSVFALRNLDFLHVGCNKLENIGDSVQFLIKLQILIADYNNIHALPRSICSVTTLELLNVDYNDIQILPYELYLLHRLPRIAWNPLDKGLHIWHNPLSKPLPQIIDGGLDALFRYLKEKNQLA